The region CATGGGAGGATGGACCGAATTACACTGGACTGCAATAATCTTGTGGCCCTGCCTTGAAAACTCTTTTTGAAGCAATTACAGGAATGCCTTCATCCTTTCTGTGTATGTCAAGCAGGAGAttaaagataaatgaaatagagaaataCATAATTAATAGGAATAGAAGGAGAGCTTAATGATGGGAGGTGGGGCCTGGTGGGTGCATGTGGCAGAACGGAAAGGGAGTACAGTCACAGTGACCACTATAGGATGGCACACAGGTAGATAAATCGGAGCAATCAGAAGTGGTGAGCGTGCATCCTGACCGCAACTGAGACACTAGGGAGGGAGAACAGAAAATAGAggcaaaagagggaaaaataaaagtagactgaaaagaatgagaaataataaaactgagAGGAATGATAAATCAGATGATTGGggcaaaaaaaatggaagagaaagaaatagacTTTTAGGTCAAAAGTGGGAATATCCACAGTTACCTGAGATAGTCCACAAAAATAATAAGGCTTTATTAAATGCTAACCAGTTGGGAAAATGCTGAAATCAGCTACTGGAAATCAGCTGTTATATAAGAGCTGGAAAAGATCCTGTACATGAGAGTTGGTCATTTCGTTTTTATGAATTACATATGAATTATGTACAAATGAATTATGATTTCCTTCTAAGTATCTGATCCTGGCCACTGGCAAACAGAATACTTGAAGAGTTCAGATACTTCATCTGATTTGCTGTTGCATTTCCTACATGCCTAAGGAAAAAACCAACAGGAATATTATAGccaaactgtttttaaaagcaaccTTCAATTTTTCAGACACAGATTTCTAGATGCGgcttttttctctatttgtgTTGTCTCACAGATATGCCTATCACTTTTGagcattttgttatttattaaagGTAACAATCTATGAGCCGCAAGAGACAAAGGGCTTTGTGGCCTCTTGACATTTCTAGGCATTGCGTAGTCTACACCAGGGACAATACAaccattaatatttttctgaatcagaAAGTCCCTGTCTTGATGATACCTTGAGAGTTACCAAGCCAggcataaaatacattttctcccATATAAGCTaagtttttaagagaaaatacgTATCTCTTAAAAGTAATTCAAAACATACCTAAACTAGTTGTATGGCCTCTTCTAACCAGTCATGTGTTAAAAAGCTGAACAAGACAGTAATGCATAGAGAAGCTAGAAGTAATGAAGAATCACATTTCCCTCTCCTGTTCTGGAAGGATTAATGTCCTGTTCTACTTTGTGATGCTTGTCTTAgactttgacttttttcttttttcttttcttttttttttctttttttttttttttttttttttttgacaatgCTGCTTCTGGGTCTATTTTTGTGAGCTATCGTGTACCTTCACCTCATTTTGACAATAATAAGAATGGAAAGATTTCACTTAATTTCCAACAAAGATTCTGTAATCATCAGTTTTACAGTCACATAACACTGAGCAGATTTTTAGAGGATGCTGAAAATCTTTGTAGAAACCACTTGTAGAAAGTATCCTTTGAGTATTTCAGGAAATGGTACATGTCTAAGAATAGACAGATTTTTCTAtataatgaataaatacatgTAGAAATACAATGATGTtaaatcatatattttaatattcataatGCTGTGGACTACTCTTGATTCTCATCCACCTGTCTTTCATtccaaaaggaagaggaaactACTGCTCAGATATACTCAGATGAGAGCTCCTGGgctgttttgctatttttcatttttcatcttagaaagtaatttttccattctgtttacAAATACTATTCTTCATCTCTAATAACAGAACCATCAGTTCCATGTATGTGTTATGTTGCTCAGAGATACTCAACACTATCTGAGCTTCTAGCTTTAtaatgtgctgctttttttttttttttttttttttttgagtcaaTGTGTGAAATAATAGCAATACTAGGGTTGCTGGTCTGAATAAGTACTGCCTCCCAAAAACTGTCAGCAGTACTTAACAATATGTATTTGTTCAGGTTTCTGGCATGCTGGTAAGTGCAGGGGAAAGACTCTGGAACTTCCTTGCCTGAGTCCTACTTTATGCATAATGTCAGCAAGTATCTTTAAGAAGCATTTATGAAATACATTGCATGTTCTGAATAACATGCACGATAAACAACGTACTTTTCAAGACAGAGAGATGGTTCCATATTTAAGGCAAAATTCTTTCCATTTGTGTAAACCTCCACATTCCTAGTTTTGCAATAAAAGCTAGACATTTTTTCCACTATAATTTCAGAACTTGTATGCGATCCGGAACATCCAAGTTATTGTAGTGTCATTACTGTAGCAAAAGAATGATAGAAGCACAATTATTCTATAAATCAAATCCAAATGTTTTgtaaatttctaaaatttaaaaaattatagaaGGTAGATCATTTAGTATACAGTATGTATATTGGTTGGAGAATACTGGTATAAAAATAGCTGCTCAGGAATTCTTCATTGTTTCTAAGTGTATTTGAAGGACAATGCTTTaaagtgtatgtattttttaagttcTTGATATTGAAAATgctggcttaaaaaaaacctgttaGTAATTTCACTTGTAAGGTCGATATTGTCACTAAAGTCTGTAACTTTTTGATGgacttttcagtcttttgtcATTGTAAAAACTCTTTGCAATGGTGTTTGCATTTCAATTTAATAAAATTGTTCTTGAATAAATTTCAGATAATCCTCTAGCTTTCATcctggaatcatagaatcatagaattggtaaggttgaaggggcctctggagatcatcaaaCATATCAGTTCCCACATATAATGTGtaacaaacaggaagaaaagccaGGTATCCACCACAGTTCATAGGATGGGCTCCAGCTATTCTGCACATGGAAGGCCCAGTGCCAGGTGCATTTAACCCTCCTCATACGCACAAAGCAATTGATCTGATGTGCGGGAGGCTCCCGGTGTGCCGATGTACTCAGAGCACAGCGTGAGGCCCTCCGGGCATACAAAGCTGGTATGACAGAAAGAGCTTTGCCCCCCGCCTTCTTGGAGGAGCAGGTTAGAAAGTTTGGTTTATgctcacatttcttttcattcctaGGATGCAGTCTGTAGGGCACAAATAGGCAATATATTCACACGATCCAAacatttggggagggggggctaAGCTGCAGGGAAGTGTGAGCAATGCTGTTACCTACAAGCAGTCCTCAGGTTTCATGGAAAGCACAGTTACTGCAGACAGCTCATTCACAGGGTCACatctttttttgtatatattcatGCTTCTTTATGGctctttgttttgaagaaaatgatcACTGAATTTCAGGCATTGCCTGTTATTGAAAGTTAGGCTTGACAGAAAAAGCTCGAGAACCTGGCAATTCTGAGGTGTACACGTGCTACGCTGATGGTCAGAAAGGACAAACATCCGACTCGGTGTGGCAAGGGCAGGAGCGCTCCCTGCGTACtgaggctgctcccagggtaGGTGAAGCAGGCAGTCTTCTACCTTAAGAATAGCTGAGACAACAAAATAACTGCATAATGATTTTCACTGGCAATTTTGTCTCATTACGCTGATTTTCATTCTAAGGGACACCATCACAAAACCATTcttaatttagtattttaaggAACTGGGAAATTAACAGGGGGAGGCAATGAAGAGTTTCCTGCTTTTGCTAGAAAATAGGCTACAGCTGGTGCTGCCTGTGGCTGGTGGAAACACAGTGGGAATTTACGGACTCACAGactggttgaggttggaagggacctctggagatcatccagtccaacccccctgctcagcagggtcacctggagcatgtcaggcagggttgcgtccaggcgggttttgagcaactccagagaaggagactccgcaatCTCTCTGGGCcacctgtgccagggctctgtcaccctcacgGGAAAGTTctccctcacgttcaggcagagctgcctgtggttcggtttgtgcccgttgcctctcgtcctgtctCTGGCGCCACTGAGGAGAgtccggccccggccccctgacaccctccatTAAGGTATCTGCAGACCCGGGCGAGGTCCCTCCCCgtcctccctgccccagccggCCAGGCCCAGCCCTCGCAGCCTCTCCTCGCACCGACCGCGGCCGGCGCTGGGGCGGCGCCATTCCGGCGCGCCCGACGGGGCCGCAGCGGCCGTTGGCGCCGTTGGCGGCGGCGCGAGGGGGCGGCAGgcgcctccctcctccccccgcgtTGCCGGCGGACATGGCGGGGGCGCTCGGGCAGctgcggcggggctgcggccggcaCCTCGGCGGCGGCGGTAAGGAGCGaggcaggggccggggccggggccggggccggggcggcgcggcgcggcgctctccgcggcggggggagccccgGGCCGCGGTGCTGCTTCAGCGCAGCCCTAGGTCCCTGTGGAAGAGCTCCCACGACGGCGCTTCTGTAGCCTCTGTGCGGTTGggtttttaactttttttttttttttttgagtctagacttttatttttgattaatttcGTAGTGCTTGAAGTGATCATAAAGGAAGTAACGTTGTGCCTGATTTGTTTCAGGAAAattcattcttcttccttttccatgcTAATGTAAAAATCTTAGATTTAAATTTTAGATAACCTTTAAAATCATAGATcattaaacaggaaaaaaaaaaagtcttcttaaAAACCAGCATACAGTTATCAACTGATAGCGTTAGGGATGCAGATTGACATGATACCGTTTTCTGGTGTCTGCTTAGTTACGTTGGCGGTTAAATGGAGGTTGGGAAGGCTTGGGGTTGTCAGGATTTGGAGCAGGGGAGGTGCAGACCGGGCTGGGCCGCGCCGAGCGCACCCCGATGGGGCACAAAGGGGGCCCCGGGCCCTTGGCGCCTGCCTCAGCCGCGGCGCTGGCACAGCCGGGCctccgggcccggcccggctcctgCGCGGACCTTGACCTGTAGCCTCATCCCCAGcgctgcacagctgctgccagACCCTGGGCCGGAGTCACCCCTGGTCGTGGGCGCCGCCAGCCAGCGGGGCGCGTGGTCGCTCCCGTCCCGCCGCGCTCTCTGGGGTCTCTGCGCTTGCTGCTCCTTGAGAAGGGCGGATGTCAGCAGCTGATTTTTCTCACTCCatttgcagcaaaataaaagccCCTGAGGCAGTTTGAAAACTAAGTTTTAGAGGATAAAAGTGAAACTCGCACTATTTTTATCAGAGTATTTTTACCTTTACAAAAATACAATACTCAGGTATATTATTTCCCAAATGCAGTCTCTCAGACAAAAAACGTTTGCCTTGACTGTTGCTTCTGTATTGTGTGATCAAGCTTACTGAGAAACTGTTTCAGCTGTGCGCTTTGATACCTGTCTGATAATTATCTTACTACTTTGTAGTTGCCTTTGggctgcagaaatgcaaaagctCTGTCTCCCTACAAGCAAAAATGCCTCCTTGTGACTTTGTACCTGAAAAATACCAAGTAAGTCATACATACTATGCTGAATTTTAAGTGAAGACTCCACTGAGAGATCTCAGTGATGGGCTCATTTGCTATAAATAGTCTGTGCATCTGTTATGACTCAAGCAATTtgcttttttggggaaaaacaatAATGTTGCCACTATGCTATAACCTATAGATGTGCCTATGTAATATAAAGATAAATAAGGataaaaagctgaatttcagaCACTTGTAGAGCCCTCTGTGTACCAGAATTTGTTAAAGTCATTCTCTGAACAACCACTGCAGACAGCTGTGTGAGCCATGAATTTTTAGTCCGAATCTTTAGAAAGCATAAATGCATGCTAATTTCTTTATTCCACTTAGTCCTATGGGTATGACCGTATGCTGAAGATCCGTGAGCGAAATGTCTCCCCTTCCCTGGTAACATATTACAAGAAGCCATTGTTGCTGCATCAAGGATATATGCAGTGGTTGTTTGATTATAAAGGACAAAGATACCTTGATCTCTTTGCTGGAATTGTTACTGTCAGTGTTGGTCATTGCCACCCGTAAGTATGCTGTTGTTTGATTTACACTATCAAATACAGAATCAGATGCTTCCTTTGGTTTTATTCTGTTAATTTGTGGCTGTGTGAACCCAAAAACAGAATTTAGCTCACTTAGTTTTTGTGTATAACTCATATTCCTGACAGTTCCCACTACATTTTGAAGAATTCATTCCTTCTGTCTATTTGTTTGCTCATCTGGCAAATGGAGCAATGTCTGAATTTTGAGAATTAGTAACAGAGAGATGTTTGTGTGCATTGCATACCCATGTGTGTTAAATTAAATCACTGTCTTGTGGTACGTGCAGGAAGGTAACTGTGGCTACCCAGAAACAACTTACTCGCCTTTGGCATACTACTAATATCTACATGCACCCATCAATCCAGGAATATGCTGAGAAGCTAACTTCACTTCTCCCAGATCCGCTTAAGGTACTTTACCTCTaacatggtggtggtgggatgTTTATTAGATGAAAATACTTAGGTTGAGCTACACTaactggggagaaaaaacatCCATGGGGACCACCGGCTGtcaaataaagagaaaacactgTGACCCTCATGGCCTTTTCTTTGGACCTAGAGGTACATGAGGATAAAATCCCAAGCTTCTGTTTAgatctctgccttctcttcagTCGTCACTGTGACAGGACACCGCCAACTCAAAAATTAGCGAAGGAAAATGCAATGATGTTAACTACTATTACATATAGCCGTGCATTTCCTTGACGTTGAGTAAAATAACAGGGAAAAGTATTTGTCAGTGCTTTGTGTAGTAAACTTCACTGACACTTAAATAAATAACCTATGTAACAAGTATGTTTCATATGCCCAGAAATGGggtaagaaaaatgtttgtatttgttttcaggtAAAAGAAATGGGTTATAGAATGAAGTGGAGTTAACAGAAGACTAAGAAGCTTTCACAGGCTTCAAAATGGAAGGAGAGTAAAACAAGAACTTAAAAGTATCTGCATAGTTTAAGTAGTAGAAAATCTCAATCACTTCtgaaaaggaagtttaaaaGCATTGAAAGTTATTAGAACTGAGGTGGTTTCAAATCTCAGATATTTGGGTTATCTCCGTAAATCTCTTTGGATCCCCATAAATAAACACTGTTTGACTCTTCTACAGTGATGtgtctgtgtgctgcactcTTTGTAACTAACCTACAGAGATATTTTACAACCAGTTTTTAACTGTGAAAAGGTAGTTTCTGTTCAGTCGGTCATACTCAGTTTGAcccaaacattttcatttttctttaaatcactgTTTCATCTTAGATAGGGGAATCTAAGAGTCTAGCTCATGAAGCTTTTTCTGTACTGCCCATGAACATCATTTTGATGCTGATCTTGTCTGTACATCTGTGATGTACGTTAGCTTTACTTCAGGGAAGTACCTTTGTGGCAGTGACAGGTTATTGTTCATCATGTTGGTAAGGTGACGTGGTCTGATCCCAAATAAGCAAGTGGGAGCTGTTGGCTGAACTcatcaaaagtatttttctgcaggTGGTTTATCTGACCAACAGCGGTTCAGAAGCCAATGATCTGGCAATGTTCCTGGCAAGGCTGTACACTCGTAACTTTGACATCATCTGTTTCAGGTAATGGTGGTCTCTGAAACTCATTGTGTTTCACTCTCTGTATGCATAAGACATAAAATAATGTGGAACTCCAAATCTGCTGAGGATGCTTTCAAATTAGTTTATCAGACAAAGAAGAGTAAGACATCAGTATTGAGAGTTGAAAATTTGATATAGTGAGCTAGGACAGCTACGACTAGTTAAAAGACAACTTTCGATTTCTGCTTTCATTGTTTAAAATGGGATCTAGTCTTTGTGTTTCAGGTGTTACTTCTGTGGACCTTCGTTCAGTGGCAGGGCAGACTTCAGCAGTTGCTGCCTGTCCCTGTTCATCCCACCCTAGTGCTCCCCTTTGTGGAGATAAAAGGGTGCAGCTGGAACAGTTGGGCagtgacccagagcagggaaCTGATCTGGCTGAAAACTGACCTACTGGAAGGACTGGGGACTTTTTTgtccttgtttgttttgttggcTTGTTCTTCTGCCAGATCCCTGATGTGGTTCACTGCACAGCTGTGCAGAACGCTATTCGATCTTAATTACAGAAGTGGTGCAAGGGTGAGGACTATGTAAACACCCGTATAAACAATTCTTCTCTACTGTGCATCCAAGGTCTCAGATATTAGAGTAAAAAACCCTGTTATAAATTGTTAGCTTTTAGGGAAAATGGCGTTTCTTCTGCCATTCTGTTCAGCAAAAAGTTGTGAATCCACCTAACTTGTATATTCCTGTTAATGAACTGCTGATTTGTGTATAAACCTAGCAGCAAACCACCATGTAGTTTAAGGATTGGCAACATCTGTTCAAGAGAGTAGAAGTTCCCAAGATGCAAGGAGCAGAGATGTTTATTCTGTAGGGCTCAGATGCTGGAGCAGAGCTTTGAGAGGCTTGCACAAAACCGGTCTGAATTACTGTTGATTACAGGGTTTCTCTTCCCTTTGTGAACGTCAGCTCGCAATTTTAACGCTTGCCATTGCAGGAAACATGTCACAGGTGGGTAGTCGGGAATCTTCCAAAATCAGAGCAAAAACTGGCAGCAGGAATCTTCTTGTTCTGAAGTCATTGgtatacacttttttttttccaatggttTGTAGCTTGGAAGCATGCTCTCTTGGAACTAATACCGCTAATACAACTCCTCTTAGAAATTCATGCTGTTCTTGTACTTTGTCTGTTTGCACAGAGGAGGATACCACGGAGGCAGCCCTTATGCACTGGGAGTGACATCTGTTGGTCCTTATAAGCATGGCGTTGCCAATGGTTTTGGCTGCTCAACAGtgagattttatatatatatatgtatatatatataatctgaGTAACTATCAGtttatttgaatatttcagCCGTTAGTAAGTGAATAGTTAGTAAGTGCTTTATTAACTGAACTGCAATGTAGCTGTTTCTGCTAGGAAAACAAAACGAGCTGGagttccctttccctctccttgtGCAGTTGCTGATGCTAATTTAGAGTTAGGAAAAGCATAATATGAGCGGTCATGATCTACAGCACTTTACTCTTGCTTGTTGCTTACTTGGAAGCCTTTATATGGCTCagagcttcttctctgaagtttGCTTTGGCAAATATATGCAAAGctattttctgctggtctgcaGTAGATCTTCCTcagaattaaaggaaaaaaaactatgtCCTTCCTGtcagcaaaaaaacaaagaaaaaccaaaTTATAAATTATTGTGTAAAGCCATTTGAATAAAGATCCCTGTCCTCTCCCACCCTCTCCCCCGCAAAAAAAACCTTCTGTCTTCTGCCTTCCATCAGGGTTCTTATCTTTGGAGAAGCCTGTTATTATTTCACAAATGTTTTTCGGACAGTTCATTTGAACTAAATCTGCCCTTTGACTCCAGTAGAGTATTTTAGCTTTCTTCATTAGAGTCATTCCTCGGTATGATCAACACATCTCTTAGAAAGACAATGTTGTCAAATCTGTAGTATTTCTCTTATGCTTGACAGACAATGTTGCCAGATGTTTTTCGAGGTCCGTGGGGAGGCAGCCATTGTAGAGATTCTCCAGTGCAAACTATTCGAAAATGCAGCTGTTCTGAAGGTTGGTCAATGGCAAAGGTTTGGAAGGGTGTTCTAAAATTGCAAAAAGTGTTTGGTTTTGAGATTAGAAGATAGTATGGGGGTGAGGAAATCAAAATGCCTACATGGGGCATATTTACTTCACTTCTCAGCAAAAGTAAATATTCATCAATAGGACCTATAAGTTTGCGTTTGCAGgcaactgaagaaaatattgcagAGAATCTGAGGTATGCACATcccactgaaaaatatttgggCAGGAGAACACTTCATTctcagatttcttctgaaatccCAGTCTTGGTCTCCAGTGAGTGTCAGGATGAGTTCTGATATTCACAAATCTGGAACTCAAATTTTAACACatctggaagaagagaaatgttCTACTGCTTCTGAAGTTTTGATAGCTCTTCAGagtttattttggaataaaattaGTAGTAAGGACAATCTGACTCCAGCAACAGCAGAAGTCATATATGCGCAGAGCATTCCATATGCAGCGCAGTGTTAAAGCTCCTCTACTGCTCTCCTATAAACAGCAATTAAGataattttttcactgttttagtAAGCAGtctaatgttttatttcacatacataacaaaatgttttcttaggTTTTGCGCCCTTTCCCATGAGTGGGAGGATGAGCTATACTAATTGCTGTTGTCTTTGTTACAGTATAGACTGATGTGCAGCTGCATTCTTCAGACTCTTCATACTCATTCTAACCTAACAATTTGTTGTATCTTATTCTGATACTTATAACCCATGAGAAACTATTCACTTACTCTTTCTTCTGATGTAGATAATTCACAAACTTTCTGTAATCTATAATTTATTAACCTGTGTGATAAGTAACCTGTTACTGTCTGGCAGCTTTGCCTTGCTGTTTTGGAACTGGCGTTCCTTAGAGTGTAAAATGGCTTAAGAGAAAGTAAGGGACTCTctcttttaatgtcttttttgtgtatttgaaaGGTGATATGTACCATATGGTCAGATAATGCTTGCGTTGTTGTATatctcttttctcctgttgatctggaatattaaaaacacaaaaattatttattgtaaAAGATGTTTCCTGAAAGCTATCAGTCTGAGAGTTCTCCCTTTACTTCCATTAGGAAGACTATAGATTAGATGTGcaatttcatgttttgaaactatttttgtgtcattttaaataaactctTTGAATTGTTTTCCATATAAACAGGGGGGTGTCATGCAAAAGACCAGTACATTGAGCAGTTCAAAGATACTCTGAATACCTGTGTGCCAAAAACAATAGCTGGATTTATTGCTGAACCGATTCAAGTAGGTGGTTTACCACTTCTCAATTTTGATAGCACAAATcaaataatatgtttttaacTACATCCTAATTGTGTACTTTTACTGATTTTAGGTTTTAAACACATTAAATGTTTGAAAGAATGGGTACACTCTATTAGGATTTGGACTTTTGCCATTGATCACAACAGAGCAGGACTTTTGTTCATTAAATTACATTAAGCAGAATAATGTTTAaatgtactttattttttgcatttaaatagtACGGATGACACATGAAACCAAAATAATGTCTATATTATTATTTAGATTCTAATAATTACTTTCTAGTTTAATaatgcttttctatttatatttctgtaagCTTTATTTCAGTCCCCTTCCACTTCTTCCCAGCCACGTTCTCTGCTGTGTTCGTAGCAGCTCACCAGCAGGTCATGGCCTCAGGATTCATTCCTCTTAGTGCTTCACCCCAGTTTcagaactgatttttatttagttcTAAAATAGCAGGAAAGTATGGAGAATATATCCTGTAAGTGCAAAACAAATCTGAGAACCATGACCTCAGAGAAAAGCGGAGCTGttctgtaatttttgttttctcctaaaTCTATGTACTTCACTGCAATCCAGGTATGGAGTAGAATTTCTGATTTGAAAGAGAAGTCACAAAGTGGACCGAAATAGTGTTCTAGAAAATTACCAAAGAATGGACCTGAGTTCTTTAGTTAACTTAATCATCAAATAGTTTCTAGGTTTCTCAATACGAAGGTTTTCAAGGTCTTGTTTTGGCAGTTTATCTTTAATCCAGTCTGTCTTACAGTGATCCAGTTTACAGTGTGGTCTCACAAACGATTGTACCAACACAACTAGCGGAACAACATACTGCCCTGTGGGATGGGAGTGAGTGTCCGTGATCAGGAACTTTTTGAAGCAACTTCACTGCGAAGCCAGAAACTTGTGAGACAACACAAGTCTTGCTAGTAGCTGAGGGCTGTTGGTATTTTTCTACTGTAGGATAGTCACGCGGtaaatcttctgtttctttaccTGTTTGTGAACAcattgtctttttgttttggcaGGGTGTTAACGGAACTGTTCAGTACCCAAAAGGTTTCTTAAAGGAAGCTTATCAGCTAGTACGGGAAAGAGGAGGCCTTTGTATTTCAGATGAAGTgagattgtttgtttgtttgttttattagaGCTCTAGAGTTTGAGGTACCTTTGGAAGTCTTTCTAAAAGAATTCAAGACTGGAAATAATGTAAATGAAACACTATACAAttagtttctttctgtttcattgcCTAAAGTTAACACAGTGCATCTTTCCAAGCATAGTTAGCCTTGGTGCCTgcctctcttctgctctgtaGTATTCTGACTTTAGACA is a window of Rhea pennata isolate bPtePen1 chromosome Z, bPtePen1.pri, whole genome shotgun sequence DNA encoding:
- the AGXT2 gene encoding alanine--glyoxylate aminotransferase 2, mitochondrial; its protein translation is MPPCDFVPEKYQSYGYDRMLKIRERNVSPSLVTYYKKPLLLHQGYMQWLFDYKGQRYLDLFAGIVTVSVGHCHPKVTVATQKQLTRLWHTTNIYMHPSIQEYAEKLTSLLPDPLKVVYLTNSGSEANDLAMFLARLYTRNFDIICFRGGYHGGSPYALGVTSVGPYKHGVANGFGCSTTMLPDVFRGPWGGSHCRDSPVQTIRKCSCSEGGCHAKDQYIEQFKDTLNTCVPKTIAGFIAEPIQGVNGTVQYPKGFLKEAYQLVRERGGLCISDEVQTGFGRTGSHFWGFQTHDVVPDIVTMAKGIGNGFPMGAVVTTKEIASSLAQNLHFNTFGGNPVACVVGAAVLDAIEEDGLQKNSEDVGTYMLLELAKLRDKFEIVGDVRGKGLMIGIEMVTNKGSCHPLPEEEISQIWEDCKDMGVLIGRGGLHRQTFRIKPPMCITKRDADFAVEVFRTALERHTERAAEK